One window from the genome of Kryptolebias marmoratus isolate JLee-2015 linkage group LG1, ASM164957v2, whole genome shotgun sequence encodes:
- the ghra gene encoding growth hormone receptor a precursor — translation MAVSLSSNLLLFLLGICSLDWSSTPGSAFLVDWDHMTSSAPDEPHFTECISRDQVTFRCWWSPGTFHNLSSPGALRVFYLKKDIFSSEWKECPEYNSLNRECFFDANHTSAWTTYCLELRGQNNITYFNEDDCFTVENIVRPDPPVALNWTLLNVSPSGLSYDVIISWDSPPSADVHAGWMRLEYEIQYRERNGTTWEALEKQPHTQQTIYGLHTGKEYEVHIRSRMHAFVKFGEFSDSVSIKVTGIPRKDSAVPLTLVLTFGIVGILILIMMIIVSQQQRLMMILLPPVPAPKIKGIDSELLKKGKLEELDFILNGGGIGGLPTYATDFYQDEPWVEFIEVNEEDGECGEKEDSQGSDTQRLLGLPHRNVGCFSTISHPADDSGRASCYETDLLEQDTQMLMASLLPGQPEDDEASMDAGEKAPASEAGESPLVQTQAEGPQTWINTDLYAQVSNVMPTGGVVLSPGQQPRIQENTSASEERKDTEIQKPKEPQLKLLVVHPNGSGYTTESNARQISTPPSSPMPEEGYQTIHPQPMETKSTAPTEANQSPYILPDSPQPQLFAPVADYTVVQELDTHQSLLLNPPPPQAPPPCLPQHPLKAPLPVGYITPDLLGNLSP, via the exons ATGGCTGTGTCACTCTCCTCCAACCTCCTGCTCTTCTTACTCGGGATTTGCTCCCTGGATTGGTCGTCTACTCCAGGATCGGCGTTCCTCGTCGACTGGGACCACATGACATCATCAG CTCCCGACGAGCCGCATTTCACCGAGTGCATATCAAGAGACCAGGTGACGTTTCGTTGTTGGTGGAGTCCAGGCACCTTCCACAACCTGTCTTCTCCTGGAGCACTCAGAGTTTTCTACCTGAAGAAAGA TATCTTCAGCAGTGAGTGGAAGGAATGTCCCGAGTATAACAGTCTGAACAGGGAGTGCTTCTTTGACGCAAACCACACGTCCGCCTGGACCACCTACTGCTTGGAGCTTCGCGGCCAAAACAACATCACCTATTTTAATGAAGATGACTGTTTCACAGTGGAAAATATTG TGCGTCCTGACCCACCCGTGGCTCTAAACTGGACCCTGCTGAATGTAAGTCCCTCTGGACTTAGTTACGATGTCATCATCAGCTGGGATTCCCCGCCCTCCGCAGACGTTCATGCGGGCTGGATGCGACTTGAGTATGAAATCCAGTACAGAGAAAGAAATGGCACAACCTGGGAAGCA TTGGAGAAGCAGCCGCACACTCAGCAGACGATCTACGGACTGCACACTGGAAAAGAGTATGAAGTGCACATCCGCTCCAGGATGCACGCCTTTGTTAAGTTTGGCGAGTTTAGTGACTCTGTCTCCATTAAAGTGACAGGGATTCCCCGCAAAG atTCTGCTGTCCCGCTTACTCTGGTACTTACTTTTGGGATTGTGGGTATCCTCATACTCATCATGATGATCATTGTTTCTCAGCAGCAGAG ATTGATGATGATTCTGTTGCCACCTGTTCCTGCACCCAAAATCAAAGGCATCGACTCAGAGTTGCTGAAG AAGGGGAAACTCGAGGAGTTGGATTTTATCCTGAATGGTGGAGGTATAGGCGGTCTGCCAACTTATGCAACAGATTTCTACCAGGATGAGCCCTGGGTAGAGTTCATTGAAGTAAATGAAGAGGATGGAGAATGTGGGGAGAAGGAGGACAGCCAGGGTTCAGACACCCAGAGGCTCCTTGGGCTCCCTCACAGGAATGTTGGATGCTTCAGCACAatcag CCACCCCGCCGATGACTCAGGCCGGGCCAGCTGTTACGAAACAGATCTGTTGGAACAAGACACCCAAATGCTGATGGCCTCTCTTCTGCCAGGCCAACCGGAGGACGATGAAGCCTCCATGGATGCTGGAGAAAAGGCCCCAGCCTCAGAGGCAGGTGAAAGCCCTCTTGTCCAAACTCAGGCTGAAGGACCCCAGACTTGGATCAATACAGATTTATATGCCCAGGTCAGCAATGTGATGCCCACTGGGGGAGTGGTGCTGTCTCCTGGCCAGCAACCCAGAATCCAGGAGAACACCTCAGCCTCAGAAGAAAGGAAAGACACTGAGATACAGAAGCCAAAAGAGCCTCAGTTGAAGCTTCTTGTAGTGCATCCAAATGGAAGTGGTTACACCACTGAGAGCAATGCCCGGCAGATCAGCACTCCCCCCAGCTCTCCCATGCCCGAGGAGGGGTACCAAACCATTCACCCCCAACCAATGGAGACCAAATCTACAGCGCCAACAGAAGCCAATCAGTCCCCGTACATTCTTCCTGACTCTCCTCAGCCCCAACTCTTTGCCCCTGTTGCAGACTACACAGTGGTACAGGAGCTGGACACTCATCAAAGTCTGCTCCTCAACCCACCACCTCCCCAGGCCCCCCCTCCCTGCCTACCACAGCATCCCCTCAAAGCTCCTTTGCCTGTAGGATACATTACCCCAGACCTGCTGGGGAACCTCTCACCCTGA